The Acidimicrobiales bacterium sequence ACCTCGACCCCCGTGATGGCAGCGAGGAGCAGGGCAATCTTGACGTAGGCCCAGTCCGACGGATGGTCGTGGGCCTGTTCTTCAGCCAGTGTTGTTTCAGCCAGTGTTGTTTCAGCCATGACTCGTTGCCCCTCAGTCGACCGGGATCAAGTAGATGACGGTGAAGATGAAGATCCAGACCACGTCCACGAAGTGCCAGTAGAGCCCGACGATCTCGACGGTCTCGCTGTGCTCCTGGCGGAGTTTGCCCTGTTTGGACGCCACGAAGAGCGACATCAGCATCACGATACCGAGGCTCACGTGGACACCATGGAAGCCGGTCAGGGTGTAGAACGCCGAGCTGGCGGGGTTGTGGGTGTAGCCGACGCCCTCACGCAGGAACGAGGTGAACTCGTAGACCTGACCGCCGATGAAGATCGCGCCCAACATGGAGGTGGTGAGCAGCCACGCCCGGGTCGCGGGATTGTCGCCACGGGTGATCGCCGAGAGGGCGAGCACCATGGTGAGCGACGACATCAACAGGACGAAGGAACTCACCGAGGTGAACGGGATGTCGAAGACATCGGTCGGGATCACCGTGTTGTCCGGACCCGGGCCCCGGCGCGTCTTGTAGAGCAGGTAGGTGGAGATCAGACCACCGAACAGCAGACACTCCGACCCGAGGAAGGCCCACATCGCCAGCTTGGTGTTGGAGATACCCGTGCTGGTCGCGTGGCCGTGATCGGCGGTGTCGACGGCAGCGTCAGTTGCGGTTGCCATCTCAGGCCTCCTCGTCGCCGGCGGTCACCGGTGCTTCCTCGTCGTCGTGATGATCGTCGTGGTGATCATCGTGATCGTGATCGTGGCCGTGGTCCGCGTCGGGATCGTCCACCGGCTCCAGGGCCCAGGCATAGATGCCGATCCCGGTGA is a genomic window containing:
- a CDS encoding heme-copper oxidase subunit III produces the protein MATATDAAVDTADHGHATSTGISNTKLAMWAFLGSECLLFGGLISTYLLYKTRRGPGPDNTVIPTDVFDIPFTSVSSFVLLMSSLTMVLALSAITRGDNPATRAWLLTTSMLGAIFIGGQVYEFTSFLREGVGYTHNPASSAFYTLTGFHGVHVSLGIVMLMSLFVASKQGKLRQEHSETVEIVGLYWHFVDVVWIFIFTVIYLIPVD